In the Kitasatospora terrestris genome, one interval contains:
- a CDS encoding MarR family winged helix-turn-helix transcriptional regulator — protein METQQQPADAITREVVDLMASLVALFHREYEEAAAARSLTGAQAKVLALLRRGPMPMRHIAQTLACEPSNITGIVDRLEARGFVTREADPQDRRVKLVAATDTGVTATEELRESLNFAREPLAALDESERSQLRDLLRRMLHGAESTAL, from the coding sequence ATGGAGACGCAGCAGCAGCCCGCCGACGCGATCACCCGCGAGGTCGTGGACCTCATGGCGAGCCTGGTCGCGCTCTTCCACCGCGAGTACGAGGAGGCCGCCGCCGCCCGCTCGCTCACCGGCGCCCAGGCCAAGGTGCTGGCCCTGCTCCGGCGCGGCCCGATGCCGATGCGGCACATCGCGCAGACCCTGGCGTGCGAGCCGTCCAACATCACCGGCATCGTCGACCGGCTGGAGGCCCGGGGCTTCGTCACCCGCGAGGCCGACCCGCAGGACCGCCGGGTCAAGCTGGTCGCCGCCACCGACACCGGGGTGACCGCCACCGAGGAGCTGCGCGAGTCGCTCAACTTCGCCCGCGAGCCGCTGGCCGCGCTGGACGAGTCCGAGCGCTCCCAACTGCGCGACCTGCTCCGGCGGATGCTGCACGGCGCCGAGTCCACCGCACTCTGA
- a CDS encoding NADP-dependent oxidoreductase, whose protein sequence is MAEQDVPTTGREWHLAARPQGWPTPDDFVLVEAPVRQPEAGEILVRNAFLSVDPYMRGRMNDVKSYIPPFQVGQVMDGGAVGYVVASAAEGFEVGDAVLHGLGWREYATVGAAHAVKVDPELAPLSAYLGVLGMPGLTAYAGLLEVGALKEGDTVFVSGAAGAVGSLVGQIARLKGAKRVIGSAGSAEKVAKLVDEYGFDAAFNYKDGPVRDLLAEAAPDGIDLYFDNVGGDHLEAAIGALGVKGRAVLCGAIAQYNDTEPPVGPRNLALAIGKRLRLEGLLVGDHYGLQPQFVAETAGWLRSGELKGDETVVEGIENAGDAFIGLLRGANTGKMVVRL, encoded by the coding sequence ATGGCAGAGCAGGACGTCCCCACCACCGGTCGCGAATGGCACCTGGCGGCCCGCCCGCAGGGCTGGCCGACCCCGGACGACTTCGTGCTGGTCGAGGCGCCGGTCCGGCAGCCCGAGGCGGGCGAGATCCTCGTCCGCAACGCCTTCCTGTCGGTCGACCCGTACATGCGCGGGCGGATGAACGACGTGAAGTCCTACATCCCGCCGTTCCAGGTCGGCCAGGTGATGGACGGCGGCGCGGTCGGCTACGTGGTCGCCTCCGCGGCCGAGGGCTTCGAGGTCGGCGACGCCGTGCTGCACGGCCTCGGCTGGCGCGAGTACGCGACCGTCGGCGCCGCCCACGCGGTCAAGGTCGACCCGGAGCTCGCCCCGCTCTCCGCCTACCTCGGCGTGCTCGGCATGCCCGGACTCACCGCGTACGCGGGCCTGCTGGAGGTCGGCGCGCTCAAGGAGGGCGACACCGTCTTCGTCTCCGGCGCGGCCGGCGCGGTCGGCTCGCTGGTCGGCCAGATCGCCCGCCTCAAGGGCGCCAAGCGCGTCATCGGCTCGGCCGGCTCCGCGGAGAAGGTCGCGAAGCTGGTCGACGAGTACGGCTTCGACGCCGCCTTCAACTACAAGGACGGCCCGGTCCGCGACCTGCTCGCCGAGGCCGCCCCGGACGGCATCGACCTCTACTTCGACAACGTCGGCGGCGACCACCTGGAGGCCGCGATCGGCGCGCTGGGCGTCAAGGGCCGCGCGGTGCTCTGCGGCGCCATCGCCCAGTACAACGACACCGAGCCGCCGGTCGGCCCGCGCAACCTGGCGCTCGCCATCGGCAAGCGGCTGCGCCTGGAGGGCCTGCTGGTCGGCGACCACTACGGCCTGCAGCCGCAGTTCGTCGCCGAGACGGCCGGCTGGCTGAGGAGCGGCGAGCTCAAGGGCGACGAGACCGTGGTCGAGGGCATCGAGAACGCCGGCGACGCCTTCATCGGCCTGCTGCGCGGTGCCAACACCGGCAAGATGGTCGTCCGGCTCTGA
- a CDS encoding pyridoxal-phosphate dependent enzyme — protein MLTPPALPTPLTPIADPRLAAVGVELRLKRDDLVHPLLPGNKWRKLLPNLEAAVAAGSRGLLTYGGAYSTHLRAVAAAAKALGLAAVGVVRGEELAVAERNWSLAAAEADGMVLEFVPRSAYRALVAGGGQARDGYWVLPEGGSNALAVHGAAAVAAELDDLGGRDVVCCPVGTGGTLAGIAAGLPAGARALGVAVLKGGAGYLEGEVAALHRAACGREFGNWRLHHGHHFGGYGRVPAELEAFAADFEQRHGVPVERRYVAKTLRAVHDLALAGEFAPGTRVTAVVTGLPDGLAARGISRS, from the coding sequence GTGCTCACTCCGCCCGCGCTCCCCACGCCGCTGACGCCGATCGCCGATCCGAGGCTCGCCGCGGTCGGTGTGGAGCTGCGGCTGAAGCGCGACGACCTGGTGCACCCGCTGCTTCCCGGCAACAAGTGGCGCAAGCTCCTGCCGAACCTGGAGGCGGCGGTGGCGGCCGGCAGCCGGGGCCTGCTGACCTACGGCGGGGCGTACTCGACGCACCTCCGGGCGGTGGCGGCGGCCGCGAAGGCGCTCGGACTGGCCGCGGTCGGGGTGGTCCGCGGCGAGGAGCTGGCCGTCGCGGAGCGCAACTGGTCGCTGGCGGCCGCCGAGGCGGACGGCATGGTGCTGGAGTTCGTCCCGCGCTCCGCGTACCGCGCGCTGGTGGCGGGCGGCGGGCAGGCCCGGGACGGCTACTGGGTGCTGCCCGAGGGCGGCTCCAACGCCCTGGCGGTGCACGGTGCGGCGGCGGTCGCGGCCGAGCTGGACGACCTCGGCGGGCGGGACGTGGTGTGCTGTCCGGTCGGCACCGGCGGCACCCTCGCCGGGATCGCCGCCGGCCTTCCCGCCGGTGCCCGGGCGCTCGGCGTGGCCGTGCTCAAGGGTGGGGCCGGCTACCTGGAGGGCGAGGTCGCCGCGCTCCACCGGGCGGCCTGTGGACGGGAGTTCGGCAACTGGCGGCTGCACCACGGCCACCACTTCGGCGGCTACGGCCGGGTGCCGGCCGAACTGGAGGCCTTCGCCGCCGACTTCGAGCAGCGGCACGGCGTCCCGGTGGAGCGGCGGTACGTCGCCAAGACCCTGCGGGCGGTCCACGACCTGGCGCTGGCCGGGGAGTTCGCGCCCGGCACCCGGGTGACCGCGGTGGTCACCGGGCTGCCGGACGGACTCGCCGCGCGGGGGATCAGCCGAAGCTGA
- a CDS encoding M9 family metallopeptidase, translated as MGRLLTPALALTLSLGVAAQSQAAPSAPAAPEKARVTTAVPASHPVPKSPNEAKDGRPVPGEALTGTKSAPQKGDQSAAPAKNSKRLGSAAAGAASCDVSAFGTMSGNALVQAVKAADLTCVSQLYSITGSQARATFREPQMVTVADALRTASQSYDGSNSGSVGQLVTFLRAGYYVQWYNPDVVGAYGTALQTSIRGALDAFYAAPHAKDVTEANGQTLSEAVILIDSAQENARYTGVVKDLLTRYTSAWTGAMWNAVSNTKLVLENGLGTPAFNSALVADPSVATTISSFVTRNSWMINGGDLATNLGIDLGSFLSSPELQSQARPLVKDLVNRYPLVGGTGPLTMNLAWFTENKDKGNCSYYGLCDLPTRLVPLVLVNDKVCSPTLHIRAQQMSDTELADTCASLANEDALFHRVVKDGGPVPGDVNTQLEVVAFDSSYNYRLYAWSMYDIDVDNGGMYLEGNPSQAGNQARFIAHEAEWLRPAFSIWNLNHEYAHYLDGRYDFYGDFDAGQTVPNIWWIEGLAEYMSYTYRDVRYDDAIAQAALGTYALSTLFDSTYDNSDSTRVYNWGYLAVRYMLQSHPQTVAAYLAKTRTGDFTGARAVLTSLGTSYDADFARYLTACAAGDCGTLPPAQAPLCTNADTRQFDQNCRRDGLAASTGNYSYHFLYLPAGVQQLTITTTGGTGNADLYWNAANWATTGANTARSTNAGNGETLTITNPPAGWVYFSLHAQNAFSGVSVTTQY; from the coding sequence ATGGGCCGACTGCTCACCCCGGCCCTCGCGCTCACCCTCTCGCTCGGCGTCGCCGCGCAGAGCCAGGCCGCCCCGAGCGCCCCTGCCGCCCCCGAGAAGGCCCGGGTGACGACCGCCGTCCCGGCCTCGCACCCGGTCCCCAAGTCCCCGAACGAGGCGAAGGACGGCCGCCCCGTCCCGGGCGAGGCCCTCACCGGCACCAAGTCCGCCCCGCAGAAGGGCGACCAGAGCGCCGCCCCCGCCAAGAACAGCAAGCGGCTCGGCTCGGCCGCCGCCGGCGCCGCCTCCTGCGACGTCTCCGCCTTCGGCACCATGAGCGGCAACGCCCTGGTCCAGGCCGTCAAGGCGGCCGACCTCACCTGCGTCTCCCAGCTCTACTCGATCACCGGCAGCCAGGCCCGGGCCACCTTCCGCGAGCCGCAGATGGTCACCGTCGCCGACGCCCTGCGCACCGCGTCCCAGTCCTACGACGGCTCCAACTCCGGCTCCGTCGGCCAGCTGGTGACCTTCCTGCGGGCCGGCTACTACGTCCAGTGGTACAACCCCGACGTGGTCGGCGCGTACGGCACCGCCCTGCAGACCTCGATCCGCGGCGCACTGGACGCCTTCTACGCCGCCCCGCACGCCAAGGACGTCACCGAGGCCAACGGCCAGACCCTGTCCGAGGCGGTCATCCTGATCGACTCCGCCCAGGAGAACGCCCGCTACACCGGCGTGGTCAAGGACCTGCTGACCCGGTACACCTCCGCCTGGACCGGCGCGATGTGGAACGCCGTCTCCAACACCAAGCTGGTCCTGGAGAACGGCCTCGGCACCCCCGCGTTCAACAGCGCCCTGGTCGCCGACCCCTCCGTGGCCACCACGATCTCCTCCTTCGTCACCCGCAACAGCTGGATGATCAACGGCGGCGACCTGGCCACGAACCTCGGCATCGACCTCGGCTCGTTCCTCTCCTCCCCCGAGCTCCAGTCCCAGGCCCGCCCGCTGGTCAAGGACCTGGTCAACCGCTACCCGCTGGTCGGCGGCACCGGCCCGCTCACCATGAACCTCGCCTGGTTCACCGAGAACAAGGACAAGGGCAACTGCTCCTACTACGGCCTGTGCGACCTGCCCACCCGGCTCGTCCCGCTGGTCCTGGTGAACGACAAGGTCTGCAGCCCGACCCTGCACATCCGCGCCCAGCAGATGTCCGACACCGAACTCGCCGACACCTGCGCCAGCCTGGCCAACGAGGACGCGCTCTTCCACCGCGTCGTCAAGGACGGCGGCCCCGTCCCCGGTGACGTCAACACCCAACTGGAGGTCGTCGCCTTCGACTCCTCGTACAACTACCGCCTGTACGCCTGGTCGATGTACGACATCGACGTCGACAACGGCGGCATGTACCTGGAGGGCAACCCGTCCCAGGCGGGCAACCAGGCCCGCTTCATCGCCCACGAGGCCGAGTGGCTGCGCCCCGCGTTCTCGATCTGGAACCTCAACCACGAGTACGCCCACTACCTCGACGGCCGCTACGACTTCTACGGCGACTTCGACGCCGGCCAGACCGTCCCCAACATCTGGTGGATCGAGGGCCTCGCCGAGTACATGTCCTACACGTACCGGGACGTGCGCTACGACGACGCCATCGCCCAGGCCGCCCTCGGCACCTACGCCCTGAGCACCCTGTTCGACTCCACCTACGACAACAGCGACTCCACCCGGGTCTACAACTGGGGCTACCTGGCCGTCCGCTACATGCTCCAGTCGCACCCGCAGACCGTCGCCGCCTACCTGGCCAAGACCCGCACCGGCGACTTCACCGGCGCCCGGGCCGTCCTCACCTCGCTCGGCACCTCCTACGACGCCGACTTCGCCCGCTACCTGACCGCCTGCGCCGCCGGCGACTGCGGCACCCTGCCGCCCGCGCAGGCCCCGCTCTGCACCAACGCCGACACCCGGCAGTTCGACCAGAACTGCCGCCGCGACGGCCTCGCCGCGAGCACCGGCAACTACAGCTACCACTTCCTGTACCTGCCGGCCGGCGTCCAGCAGCTCACCATCACCACCACCGGCGGCACCGGCAACGCCGACCTCTACTGGAACGCCGCCAACTGGGCCACCACCGGCGCCAACACCGCACGCTCCACCAACGCGGGCAACGGCGAGACCCTGACCATCACCAACCCGCCCGCGGGCTGGGTGTACTTCAGCCTCCACGCCCAGAACGCCTTCTCCGGCGTCAGCGTCACCACGCAGTACTAG
- a CDS encoding IS4 family transposase translates to MPDSPANLTEYTKHRCNDGGSGYPALRLLVLVSCGTRTILDAAFGPTADGETTCAPRLLRSLHEGMIVLLDRNFAAQTLVNTISATGAQVLVRVKSGRHLPVLRRNRDGSYLSRLGTAAVRVIDCEITITTAAGHRTGLYRLVTTLTDHRSHPAAELIRLYHERWEIETAYLEIKSTILGGRVLRARTPAGLDQEIHALLVAYQVLRLAMADATGTRPEIDPDRAGFTIALNTARDLVIQAAGVIADTVIDLVGTIGRRVLADLMPNRRIRT, encoded by the coding sequence GTGCCCGACAGCCCGGCGAACCTGACCGAGTACACCAAACACCGCTGCAACGACGGCGGTTCGGGGTATCCGGCACTGCGACTGCTGGTGCTGGTGTCCTGCGGCACCCGCACCATCCTGGACGCGGCGTTCGGACCGACCGCCGATGGCGAGACCACCTGTGCTCCGCGCCTGCTCCGCAGCCTGCACGAGGGCATGATCGTGCTGCTGGACCGCAACTTCGCCGCCCAGACCCTGGTGAACACCATCTCCGCGACCGGCGCGCAGGTGCTGGTCCGGGTGAAGAGCGGCCGCCACCTGCCGGTCCTTCGCCGCAACCGTGATGGCTCCTACCTGTCCCGGCTCGGGACCGCCGCGGTTCGCGTCATCGACTGCGAGATCACCATCACCACGGCCGCCGGCCACCGCACGGGCCTCTACCGGCTGGTGACCACCCTGACCGACCACCGGTCCCATCCCGCGGCCGAGCTGATCCGGCTCTACCACGAGCGGTGGGAGATCGAGACCGCCTATCTGGAGATCAAGTCCACAATCCTGGGCGGCCGAGTCCTGCGCGCCCGCACCCCGGCCGGCCTCGACCAGGAGATCCACGCGCTGCTGGTCGCCTACCAGGTCCTACGCCTGGCCATGGCCGACGCCACCGGCACCCGACCGGAGATCGACCCCGACCGGGCCGGCTTCACCATCGCCCTGAACACCGCCCGCGACCTGGTCATCCAGGCCGCGGGCGTCATCGCGGACACCGTCATCGACCTCGTCGGCACCATCGGCCGACGAGTCCTGGCCGACCTCATGCCCAACCGGCGCATCCGCACTTGA
- a CDS encoding IS1380 family transposase: protein MKSSHSPGALTAAFDEPNLVADAGLVPLVRLAERVGLPGLVEDRLRIDGAGNSGGANPAAKVMTLVAAMCAGADSIDDTGRLRHGAMGRLFRGVRAPSTLGTFLRSFTRGHNRQLHAVHRDFLARLATATPLLPGLDRVAFVDVDPTHRRVHGRAKQGAEAGRFKGVRTLHPVLATLSTPTARPVVAAVRLRRGKAADARGSGPFTSEALAAARQAGAGGTVIVRADSQFYNADVVAACRRANAGFSVTVRMNPNVAAAISAIGKDAWTPIRYPEAFVDPDTGELVSDAEVAEIPYTAFTGRRKAEHTTARLIVRRVRRLNAETAAGQGELFTAWRYHPVFTDSPFATLQAELHHRRHATVEQVIADGKGSALAHLPSGNFQANNAWLTLWAITHNLLRAAGSLAGTFHARATTATLRAHLIHVPARLARSARRLTLHLPDRWPWQHALTDLFTAAHPPPA from the coding sequence GTGAAATCCTCCCACAGCCCCGGCGCGCTCACCGCCGCGTTCGACGAGCCGAACCTGGTCGCGGACGCGGGGCTGGTCCCGCTGGTCCGGCTGGCCGAGCGGGTCGGGCTTCCCGGACTGGTCGAAGACAGGCTGCGGATCGACGGTGCCGGCAACAGCGGCGGTGCCAACCCGGCTGCGAAGGTGATGACGCTGGTCGCGGCGATGTGCGCCGGGGCCGACTCGATCGACGACACCGGCCGGCTGCGGCACGGCGCCATGGGCCGGCTGTTCCGCGGGGTGCGCGCGCCCTCCACGCTGGGCACCTTCCTGCGCTCCTTCACCCGTGGGCACAACCGGCAACTCCATGCGGTGCACCGGGACTTCCTCGCCCGCCTGGCCACCGCCACCCCGCTGCTGCCCGGCCTGGACCGGGTCGCGTTCGTGGACGTCGACCCCACCCACCGGCGGGTCCACGGACGCGCCAAACAGGGCGCCGAGGCCGGCCGGTTCAAGGGCGTGCGCACCCTGCACCCGGTCCTGGCCACCCTCTCCACACCGACGGCCCGCCCGGTGGTCGCGGCGGTCCGCCTGCGGCGGGGCAAAGCGGCCGACGCCCGCGGCTCCGGACCGTTCACGAGCGAGGCCCTGGCGGCCGCCCGGCAGGCCGGGGCGGGCGGCACGGTGATCGTCCGCGCGGACAGCCAGTTCTACAACGCCGACGTGGTGGCCGCCTGCCGCCGCGCGAATGCCGGCTTCTCCGTGACGGTGCGGATGAACCCCAACGTCGCCGCCGCGATCAGCGCGATCGGCAAGGACGCCTGGACGCCGATCCGCTACCCCGAGGCGTTCGTCGACCCGGACACCGGCGAGCTGGTCTCCGACGCCGAGGTCGCCGAGATCCCCTACACCGCGTTCACCGGCCGCAGGAAGGCCGAGCACACCACTGCCCGGCTGATCGTGCGCCGGGTCCGCCGCCTGAACGCCGAAACGGCTGCCGGACAGGGAGAGTTGTTCACTGCCTGGCGCTACCACCCGGTGTTCACCGACAGCCCCTTCGCCACACTCCAGGCCGAACTCCACCACCGCCGGCACGCGACCGTCGAGCAGGTCATCGCGGACGGCAAGGGATCAGCGCTGGCCCACCTGCCCTCCGGGAACTTCCAGGCGAACAACGCGTGGCTGACCTTGTGGGCCATCACGCACAACCTGCTGCGGGCCGCCGGATCCCTCGCCGGGACCTTCCACGCCAGGGCCACCACCGCGACCCTGCGGGCCCACCTGATCCACGTCCCGGCCCGCCTCGCCCGCTCGGCCCGACGGCTGACGCTCCACCTGCCCGACCGCTGGCCCTGGCAGCACGCGCTCACCGACCTCTTCACCGCCGCCCACCCGCCACCGGCCTGA
- a CDS encoding LCP family protein — protein sequence MTDVPRRTVRGAAAPRRARLARAAGATAAVLVLATAGAGAWLYQRLDQNITTFSADGIATSRPPVAPPAAGGGRAVNVLLLGSDTRQDGNGSLGGGEEGVGHSDTAILLHVYADHQHAVGVSIPRDTLVTVPACRLPDGRWTAAKHNQMFNSAFTVGEFAKGNPACTQNTVEALTGLRIDHTIVVDFKGFAAMTAAVHGVDVCVPNDVDSYGIHLTKGRQTVSGQTALDYVRARHGFGDGSDIGRVKRQQAFMSSLIKKVQAQGFNPTTILPLADAATKSLTVDPELGSAYKLAEFAQSLQGIKLSDITFVTVPWRYQGERVALVQPDADTLWNLLRQDRTLDGRATASPGASASPSSSAAASASASPSGSAAALPPNVPITVHNAAGSPGLAGKAASALRAKGHSDVTVGPNTTPRRTTLIEYGPGRNAAAEALVQLYPGAELRADAAADGLVLTLGQDSAPADPETEEASPSGTGSARPTALPSTIPTGIAENARPADSDLCSDLSFG from the coding sequence ATGACCGACGTCCCCCGTCGAACCGTCCGGGGTGCCGCCGCACCCCGGCGTGCCCGCCTCGCCCGGGCGGCCGGCGCCACCGCCGCCGTCCTGGTGCTGGCCACCGCGGGCGCCGGCGCCTGGCTCTACCAGCGGCTGGACCAGAACATCACCACCTTCTCCGCCGACGGCATCGCCACCAGCCGCCCGCCGGTCGCACCGCCCGCGGCGGGCGGCGGCCGCGCGGTCAACGTCCTGCTGCTCGGCTCGGACACCCGCCAGGACGGCAACGGCAGCCTGGGCGGCGGCGAGGAGGGCGTCGGGCACTCCGACACCGCGATCCTGCTGCACGTCTACGCCGACCACCAGCACGCCGTCGGGGTGTCGATACCCCGCGACACCCTGGTGACCGTCCCGGCCTGCCGGCTCCCGGACGGGCGGTGGACCGCCGCCAAGCACAACCAGATGTTCAACTCCGCCTTCACCGTCGGCGAGTTCGCCAAGGGCAACCCGGCCTGCACGCAGAACACCGTGGAGGCGCTGACCGGCCTGCGGATCGACCACACCATCGTGGTCGACTTCAAGGGCTTCGCCGCGATGACCGCCGCGGTGCACGGCGTGGACGTGTGCGTGCCCAACGACGTGGACTCCTACGGCATCCACCTCACCAAGGGCCGGCAGACCGTCTCCGGGCAGACCGCACTGGACTACGTCCGGGCGCGGCACGGCTTCGGCGACGGCTCGGACATCGGCCGGGTGAAGCGGCAGCAGGCCTTCATGTCCTCGCTGATCAAGAAGGTGCAGGCGCAGGGCTTCAACCCGACGACGATACTTCCGCTGGCCGACGCCGCGACCAAGTCGCTCACCGTCGACCCGGAGCTCGGATCGGCGTACAAGCTCGCCGAGTTCGCCCAGTCACTGCAGGGCATCAAGCTCTCCGACATCACCTTCGTCACCGTCCCCTGGCGCTACCAGGGCGAGCGCGTCGCACTGGTCCAGCCCGACGCCGACACCCTGTGGAACCTGCTCCGCCAGGACCGCACCCTGGACGGCCGGGCCACCGCCTCGCCGGGCGCCTCCGCCTCGCCCTCCTCCTCGGCGGCCGCCTCCGCCTCCGCGTCGCCCTCGGGCTCGGCCGCCGCCCTCCCCCCGAACGTGCCGATCACCGTGCACAACGCCGCCGGCTCCCCCGGGCTGGCCGGGAAGGCGGCCTCCGCACTGCGCGCCAAGGGCCACTCCGACGTCACGGTCGGCCCGAACACCACCCCACGCCGCACCACCCTGATCGAGTACGGGCCGGGCCGGAACGCCGCCGCCGAGGCACTCGTCCAGCTCTACCCCGGCGCCGAACTGCGGGCCGACGCGGCGGCGGACGGCCTGGTGCTCACCCTCGGTCAGGACAGCGCGCCCGCCGACCCGGAGACCGAGGAGGCCTCCCCGAGCGGCACCGGCAGCGCGCGGCCCACCGCCCTGCCGTCGACCATCCCGACCGGCATCGCCGAGAACGCCCGGCCGGCCGACAGCGACCTCTGCTCCGACCTCAGCTTCGGCTGA